A segment of the Sanyastnella coralliicola genome:
CCCCAGTGCCAGGTGGAACGCGCTCGACCAATTCGACAGGTCTCCATCGCGTTGTCCCTGGTGTACTGACTCACCATTCAAGAAGATGTGCTCTTCTCCAGAAGCGTTTCGGGTATAAATGATATGTTGCAGGTTCAGCTCAACGCTTCCTCCTGGCGAGTTGGAGTTTGGAATTCCGTTATTATCTGTGTCCGTTGTGCGCATGCGGCACACGTAAGTATCTTCATCTTGTCCGATCATCACATTACGATCAGACGAACCATTGGAAACAGTGATGATGCGTGCAGGTCCATCCTGCGATAAATTCCATGGAGTGATCCATGCCTCAAGTGAAATCTCACCAGAAGTTGGAACGTTTGTATTCAATTCATCGGCAGATGAAATCGAACGAATCAAGGTTGGTTCATTGATTGTTAGTCCTGGGTTACCCCATGATACATGTGATGGATCTCGAATCTCAAGAATGAGAGGAATATTGTCTGTAGAAAGGTCGTGGATGTACTGCCCGCTGCCTTCACCAAAGGTGTAAAGGTGCAAGAGATCGTCTGTTACGCGAGATTGCGCAAACGAAACGAGAGAGGTCAATAAGGTGGCTGCTAGCAAGTAACAGTTCTTCATCTGCTTAGTAGGTTAGGTTGGCCTCATGCAGATCTAGAAGTCTAGTTTGTTTTCAGAAAAGGGGGAAGAACCTAAGTTCAAAGTCGGTTACATTCGTGTACGGCGTGATCACTAGAAGGTTGTCTCTTCCCGCGTATTTTTCGACTAATCCAGGTTCAAAGCAGATTAAATCACTCAAATTCAGGGATGAATGAATCGGGAAATTTCTCAACAATCTGGCATAAAATGACAAACCGCCCTCCGGAAATCCGGAGAACGGTCTTGTCAATTGTTTAACCTCGCTACCCTCAGCGAAGATGTTTTTCGGAATCTGGAATCGATAAACTATAATCGATAACTAAACCTTATCCCGCGCTCTGCGATCCGCGTTCCGCGATCCCTCACACGTGTGCTGTTTCCAATTCTGGAGCTACTGGGAAATCGATATCAAATTGCGCCAGATTGTGGATGTAGTTCGAGATGATCTTATCTCCTACTACCATGACTACGTCGATCAAGTTCGACTCATCGTACCCCGCAGCGAAGAATGCTTCTTTTGCATCGTTGCTCGCTTTACCGCGGTTTTCAACTACTTCAGCAGTAAATGTTGCCAAAGCGTTCAGTTTGCTGTCGAATGACGCTTGTCCTTGGCGTACTTCAATGATCTCTTCGTCTGTGAAGCCGTTCATTTTACCAATGGCAGTGTGTGCGCTCTGGCAGTAACGGCAACCATTGATTTGGCTTGTGACTAGGTTCACTACTTCACGCTCCTTCGCTTTTAGCGTGCTCTTGCGGTTTTGAAGCGTGAGGTAGTCTCCAAGTGCTGTTTCATTTTTTGCGTAGTACGCATACAGATTTGGAACGAATCCGATCTTAGATTGTAGATTGTCGAAGATCGCTTGATTAGATGCTGAAACTTCGTTTCGCGTTGGGACTGTGAAATCTTTCATTGTCTTTGTTTTTTGGGTTTGAATTAATTGACAATGCAAAGATGTGGGTGATATGAGGGGCAGTGTTAGACGATACTTCCCTACTTCATGACGATTTTTCCCTAAGCCGTCATTTTCTGCTCCTTGAACTGCTGAGGTGACACACCCGTTACCTTTTTAAAGGTTCTGGAAAAGCCTACGGGATCATCGTATCCCAGCTCATAGGCAATCTGAGTAACGTTCTTATCTGTATAGGTCAACAGGCGTTTGGCCTCAAGTACAATGCGCTCATGAATGACGTGCAATGGACTAGGCAGTCCGTTCTTTCGGAAGATGTTAGAGAGGGTCTTCGGCGACTTAAATAACGCTTCAGCATATTCCGCTACTGTTTTCTTCTCACGGAACTTCATGTCGACGAGGAAATTGAACTCTCGAATGAGATCAATCTTCTCCTCTTCTATGACAGCGGTTTTTATCTGTTTCCGAGCTACGCGTGTACAAAGGATGATGAGTCGCTTGAGCAGCATCACCAGCATCTCTCCTTGCACGCCATCAGGAGTTTCGAATTCGTCTATGAATACTTGGAGAAGTAGCTCGAGCTTGTTTGCGGTTACCTCATCCAGATCAACAATGGGGAGTTCTTGCGCACCAAAGAAGATGATTCCATTGCATGAGACCTCGTGATCATGATCATAGATGCAGTAGAATTCTCGATTAAAGCTGAATAAGACCAGCTCATCTATGGTGTTGAGTGCCTTTACCTTGTGAAAGTAGGTCAGCGACATGATTTGTCCGGGACGGACTTCTCGCTTTACTCCATCAATTTCAAATTCAGCTGTTTCGTTCCCTCGATTCCAGAGAATGCTAATCAGCTTCTTGTCGTTGATCAATGTCCATGAATAGTCATGAGCAGCCTTAGAAAGAAGGAATTCACCTTTCAGAACTGGGTGGAGAAATGAGAAATGCATGTGCAATGGTAACTCAGCTTCGTCACAAAGAGTTCACAACGGCCAATCTTCGTTCTTGGAATATGTACGTCCATTCTCTGATAATGGTCGTTCATGAATATCGGTTCACCGATAGACTTCCAAGGTTCATCTAAAACTTTTGGAGTTTTCCCGAAATGGGAGCACCTTGTAAATGTCAAGCCACTGACGCTTTTAATTAAGCAGTCAAAAGCAATAGGACATCATTGGTTAGTTAAGCCACCTTCGCGGTGGCTTTTTCCTTTTAGCGCTTTTCTGCAACTACGTTCATGTAGTCGAAGAGAGATGGACGCTGTTCAGCGAACCAACGCTTTCCATTTTCAAAGTACTTATCCTTTCCTGAAAGATGCTGCTTGTGCTTACGAAGCTTCATCATTTCTTGAGGTAGGATTCGAAGGTTCTTATACTTAGGAATACGGTGAACGTATTTCAGGTCGTAACCAAACTGATCAAGCAAGGCACCTAGCGTCTTTTCACTCCAGTAGAATGTGTGCTGTGCGTGAATAAAGTACCAGTGCTTTCCGAACACTTTGTGTCCGAGAGAATCAATATCCATGGTAGACATGATGATCTTATCTCCTTTCTGCTGGTGTTGGCTGATCATTTCGAAATCACGCTGCGGCCATAGAAGGTGCTCCACAACGTCGATCATGCTCACTAGGTTCAGACGATCTACATGTTCTTTCTTCATGACCTCTTCAAGATCAAGAAGGGTTCCGTGATGAACACCTGAGAAACCTGCTTCATTCGCTAGTTTCACTGCCTTCAAGTTCATCTCTAGACCAAATGCTTTGTAACCTCTGTGGTTCAGAAGTTCTGGTAACACACCATAACGTGTACCTACATCAAGCGCCGTGCGCTTCGGTAGACGTGATGGTGATGCATATTCGCGTACCATATTCAGGAAGAACCCAAACTTATGGTGACGCATTAATCGACTGTAATCTAATTTCTCTGGTAGCGGGTGATGTGGGTACAATGCACCGATTGACTCTTCTGTGAATCGCTCGTTCTGGTAAACCATCCCACAGTCGTTACACTTAACGATCGTCAAGTCTAGCGGGAATCCGCCATCCCAAGAGTACGTTTCGAACTTCTCGTGATCAAAGTACTCCGCATCGTAATGGTAAAGTTGCTTGTTATCGTTGCTTCCGCAACATACACATGCGATGTTCTCACGTACTACACTAAATACCTGCTCGGTATTCTTCGACTTGTAGACTTCCTGCTGTAGCGGCTTTGTTTGACTGGTTTGGATCTGTGTCATTGTTCCAAGTTTTAAAGGTGTCCATCAAATACTGGTCGTCTCGATGAAGACTTCCATCCTCGATGTTCCCTTATGCTTTCCCGTGCAAGGTTGCGCCCTTTCTTGCGAGATTTTGTGGGGCGTCGTCTGTGTTTGATTGGGAATCGTCTGACCCTACGTGAGCGATATCTTACAAGATAGAATAGGTTGATACGGTCGTATAGGTACTTCCATGCGAAACGGCAAAGAAGCAATACACCACCCCAGACGACCACTATTACTAGGGTCATCTTACCTACAGTTGCTATTTGTACTAACACTCCGATAGTCAGAATACACTTTATCGCTACAAACTACGGGCAGACTTGGGGCTATTTTTGTCAGGCGCGGGACGGAGGTCTTGTAGGATAAGGCAGCTCTTAGGTCAATAAAAAACCCCGGAAACGCTTTCACGCTCCGGGGTTAACCAAATCTCACTTAAACTGATTTACCTACATTATATCTTCTCTGCTACTATATTCATCGTGTCTAGTAGGTGTGGTCTGTGCTTCGCAAACCACTCTTTTTCTCCTTTTACTCCCCAGCGCATCGTCCACTGGTACTTCATCCATTTCTTAATCTGACCAGGAAGGTGGCGTAGACTTTTCATTGCTCCGAATCGATCAATCGATACCACGCGGTATCCTGCTGACTCCAATAATTTCGTAATGGTCTGTGGGGTGAAGTAGAATGTGTGTTGTCCGTGGAGGTAATACCAGTCTTTACCAAAGACTTTATATCCCATTGAACTGATATCCATTGTGCTGATGAACAGCTTCCCTCCTTTTGGCTGGAACTTTGCGATTTCTTCCAAATCCCCTTTTGGATCTAGGAGGTGTTCAATCAAATCGAACATCGCTACCGCATCAATTTGCTTCTGTGTACGTGAGTTCATCACATTATTCAGCGAGTCAACGGTTCCGAGGTAAACCTCTTCCATTCCGCTGTTACCTGCTGCCTGTACACACTTCAAATTCATTTCAATACCAAACGCATCAATCTTCTCACGACGAAGCAAGTTTGGAAGAACTCCGTAACGCGTACCAACGTCGAGCAAACTTGGGTTCTTCTTATTTCCCATGTGCTTCTTGATCCAGTCAATGTGGAAAGCGAATTTGTGGTTTGCCATCTCCTTTGCCTTATTGATCTTCGTTGGGATGTACGTGTTTGGGTACAACTGGTGCAATGCCTCTTGAGAGAATCGCTTATTCTGATAGATGAGACCACAGTCCTTACATTCTACAATACGAAGTTCAAGTCCGAGGTTAGCGTCCCATGAATAGGTATCGAACCATTCCGGATCGAAGTAGTTTTCAGGGAAGTGATGTACAGTCTCGTACTGATCGCTTCCACAACATCCACATGATACGTGCTCTTGAATCTTAGGCTCGAACTTCGTTTGAATTACGAGTCCTGGTAATAATTCTAGTGCTTTAACTCCTGCTGCGGTCATCTTCGGTATCTTTTTGTTATCCTCTTAGTTCTGCGTCGTTCTTTGTGTTCGTCTCCTCGGCGGTGATACTTGCGCTTGTACTGCCTTCCCAATCCAAGTGCCTTCAAGAATCTCACTTTGTAGATTCGGGACTCGTAATGGAAAGTGGCACTCAGTGGTTTCACCACCCACAGCACTCTGATGAGTCCCAGTAGGGCTCCCCATCCTGCTAGCATTCCCATGCCTCCTTCTCCTATGGCGATCTGAACGATTTGCATAACACGTTTGCCTTAAACGCATTACAAAGTTCAGAACGGATCAAAGGAAAAGTTTCGCTATTTCGATGAGCTGCACGGTTCCTTCGACGAACGGTTTGTCTAAAGCAGATTGAGTTTTTCCATGAACGCTGGACGCATAGACCTAGAAATAGGTACTACGCTCTTCCCTACTACCACTGACTTCTCATCAACATCGGCGATGTGATCAGTATTAATGATAAAGGAACGGTGTGTTTTGAAGAACCGAGGTTCTGCACTGAGTTTGTCTTCGATGCCCTTGAGGGTGCTATGCACCACGTGTCTCCCATCCTTGGTGATGAATTTCACGTAGTCACGCATGCTTTCAATCACATAGATCTCATCGTAGGTCAGCTTAACTAGCTTCCCTGAGACCTTTACATAGATTGAATCATCGCTCTTCTCAGCAGGAACTTCGATTGGTGTAGTTGTTCGTTTTACCTTGTTGATCGCTTTGATCAAACGAGGTAAGGCCACCGGTTTTTCCAGATAATCAAGAACATCAAATG
Coding sequences within it:
- a CDS encoding carboxymuconolactone decarboxylase family protein, with the protein product MKDFTVPTRNEVSASNQAIFDNLQSKIGFVPNLYAYYAKNETALGDYLTLQNRKSTLKAKEREVVNLVTSQINGCRYCQSAHTAIGKMNGFTDEEIIEVRQGQASFDSKLNALATFTAEVVENRGKASNDAKEAFFAAGYDESNLIDVVMVVGDKIISNYIHNLAQFDIDFPVAPELETAHV
- a CDS encoding AraC family transcriptional regulator; the encoded protein is MHFSFLHPVLKGEFLLSKAAHDYSWTLINDKKLISILWNRGNETAEFEIDGVKREVRPGQIMSLTYFHKVKALNTIDELVLFSFNREFYCIYDHDHEVSCNGIIFFGAQELPIVDLDEVTANKLELLLQVFIDEFETPDGVQGEMLVMLLKRLIILCTRVARKQIKTAVIEEEKIDLIREFNFLVDMKFREKKTVAEYAEALFKSPKTLSNIFRKNGLPSPLHVIHERIVLEAKRLLTYTDKNVTQIAYELGYDDPVGFSRTFKKVTGVSPQQFKEQKMTA
- a CDS encoding class I SAM-dependent methyltransferase, with translation MTQIQTSQTKPLQQEVYKSKNTEQVFSVVRENIACVCCGSNDNKQLYHYDAEYFDHEKFETYSWDGGFPLDLTIVKCNDCGMVYQNERFTEESIGALYPHHPLPEKLDYSRLMRHHKFGFFLNMVREYASPSRLPKRTALDVGTRYGVLPELLNHRGYKAFGLEMNLKAVKLANEAGFSGVHHGTLLDLEEVMKKEHVDRLNLVSMIDVVEHLLWPQRDFEMISQHQQKGDKIIMSTMDIDSLGHKVFGKHWYFIHAQHTFYWSEKTLGALLDQFGYDLKYVHRIPKYKNLRILPQEMMKLRKHKQHLSGKDKYFENGKRWFAEQRPSLFDYMNVVAEKR
- a CDS encoding class I SAM-dependent methyltransferase gives rise to the protein MTAAGVKALELLPGLVIQTKFEPKIQEHVSCGCCGSDQYETVHHFPENYFDPEWFDTYSWDANLGLELRIVECKDCGLIYQNKRFSQEALHQLYPNTYIPTKINKAKEMANHKFAFHIDWIKKHMGNKKNPSLLDVGTRYGVLPNLLRREKIDAFGIEMNLKCVQAAGNSGMEEVYLGTVDSLNNVMNSRTQKQIDAVAMFDLIEHLLDPKGDLEEIAKFQPKGGKLFISTMDISSMGYKVFGKDWYYLHGQHTFYFTPQTITKLLESAGYRVVSIDRFGAMKSLRHLPGQIKKWMKYQWTMRWGVKGEKEWFAKHRPHLLDTMNIVAEKI
- a CDS encoding LytR/AlgR family response regulator transcription factor codes for the protein MNCLIVDDDEMARASLENLCKKIDGIVPACAEDALTAMRMMQASKYELVFLDVEMPEMTGLELLEASDELPAVIIISANREYAFEAFSFDVLDYLEKPVALPRLIKAINKVKRTTTPIEVPAEKSDDSIYVKVSGKLVKLTYDEIYVIESMRDYVKFITKDGRHVVHSTLKGIEDKLSAEPRFFKTHRSFIINTDHIADVDEKSVVVGKSVVPISRSMRPAFMEKLNLL